One part of the Methanobacterium spitsbergense genome encodes these proteins:
- a CDS encoding class E sortase, with the protein MEIKFKYLMVGLCVILIGVAFTAVVFSGKEIKTSHFQKDEISFDYPETWLNLNQTSPSEIVAFTDPQSDLNVTVNRQLLVAGYNPSENFTTNISDQTGMKFISHKTLDFNGTAVHENVYQMDMNGTTVQRTEMWIGKNDALYSIIYTTSNLKLNEKSPEIEALTKNFTVTNTTVPNTEVWGKVSIPSQGVNWDIRRDTVNALGSVYHYSDSFYPNQNGTVGLLGHHTHFSAPFANINLLNNGDQVIIIDYLTQKRYVYQVTSNGDIKGDYKTNPVTFPAGTFELTLVTCYPPGYMSAAYMTHCKLMAVEPI; encoded by the coding sequence ATGGAAATTAAATTTAAATATTTAATGGTTGGTTTATGTGTTATTCTTATTGGGGTGGCTTTTACTGCTGTGGTATTCTCAGGAAAGGAAATTAAAACCAGTCACTTCCAGAAGGATGAAATATCATTTGATTATCCTGAAACATGGCTAAATTTAAACCAAACATCGCCTTCTGAAATTGTGGCATTCACAGATCCCCAGTCAGATTTAAATGTAACAGTAAATAGGCAGCTATTAGTGGCAGGTTACAACCCATCAGAGAATTTTACTACGAATATATCCGATCAAACAGGTATGAAATTTATTTCACATAAAACATTGGATTTTAATGGTACTGCTGTTCATGAAAATGTTTATCAAATGGATATGAATGGAACCACTGTTCAAAGGACAGAGATGTGGATTGGTAAAAATGATGCACTCTATAGCATTATTTACACCACAAGCAACTTGAAATTGAATGAAAAAAGTCCTGAAATTGAGGCTTTAACCAAAAATTTCACTGTTACCAATACAACTGTTCCGAACACCGAAGTTTGGGGGAAAGTTTCTATACCTAGTCAGGGTGTAAACTGGGATATTCGTCGAGATACAGTTAATGCTCTGGGATCTGTTTACCATTATTCTGATAGTTTTTATCCCAACCAAAACGGTACAGTTGGACTTCTAGGTCACCATACCCACTTCTCAGCACCATTTGCCAATATAAACCTTCTTAACAACGGTGATCAGGTAATAATAATCGATTATCTTACCCAGAAAAGATATGTCTACCAAGTAACTAGCAATGGAGATATAAAAGGAGATTACAAAACCAATCCTGTTACATTCCCTGCAGGAACATTTGAATTGACACTGGTAACATGTTATCCTCCAGGATATATGTCGGCGGCTTATATGACCCACTGTAAATTAATGGCTGTTGAACCCATATAA
- a CDS encoding Ig-like domain-containing protein — MIHPVTISNSYLNFPVVKSSDPKINCLNVKTNKVIHIKFNKHVKFGNKWIELLGNGLLTLFRKNIHDNNLIITPSKKLKNGTKYTLILHYNSIQDISGNGVAYYCSSFKTAVKIDIINHATSGDIKKNSLLYKYIPKTVLSDQIISKAKTGTPMVTFGNGKGPKILIVAGVHGNELPAPAAAMKLINYLNGKTIKGTIYIIPFAIPYCTSHTHRYWNHTNPNRRANKTESPTNIIMKLAKRLHVDALGDFHLSMPGGVPGRDSALCTKIPILKSYKIAGYIAKNSGSKLIAYEKVGVKYPGALEDVCNLNGVPAVTCEVLALHGTLKKNRINKSCNQMFALLKYFNLI, encoded by the coding sequence ATTATTCATCCAGTAACAATTTCAAATTCATATCTGAACTTTCCTGTTGTTAAAAGTTCTGATCCCAAAATAAATTGCTTGAATGTGAAAACTAATAAAGTTATTCATATTAAATTTAATAAACATGTGAAATTTGGGAATAAATGGATAGAACTACTTGGAAATGGTTTATTAACTCTTTTTAGGAAAAATATTCATGATAATAATTTAATTATTACACCCTCTAAAAAATTAAAAAATGGAACAAAATATACTCTTATTTTACATTACAACAGTATTCAGGATATTTCGGGTAATGGTGTTGCATATTACTGTTCGAGCTTTAAAACTGCTGTGAAGATAGATATTATTAACCATGCAACAAGTGGGGATATCAAAAAAAATTCCTTACTCTACAAATATATTCCTAAGACAGTTCTTAGCGATCAGATAATTTCTAAGGCAAAAACTGGAACTCCCATGGTTACATTTGGGAACGGTAAGGGACCTAAAATATTAATTGTTGCTGGTGTGCATGGAAATGAATTACCTGCTCCTGCAGCAGCAATGAAGTTGATAAATTATCTTAATGGTAAAACAATCAAAGGAACAATTTATATTATTCCATTTGCAATTCCCTACTGTACATCACATACCCATAGATATTGGAATCACACGAACCCCAATAGGAGGGCAAATAAAACAGAAAGTCCCACCAACATTATAATGAAACTTGCAAAGAGATTGCATGTTGATGCTTTGGGAGATTTCCATTTATCAATGCCAGGAGGTGTTCCAGGCAGGGATAGTGCTCTTTGTACCAAGATACCCATTTTAAAGAGTTATAAAATTGCTGGATACATTGCCAAAAATTCAGGGTCTAAATTAATTGCCTATGAAAAAGTTGGAGTAAAATATCCGGGTGCACTGGAAGATGTTTGTAATTTAAATGGTGTGCCTGCAGTTACATGTGAAGTTCTTGCACTTCACGGGACCTTAAAAAAAAATAGGATAAATAAATCA
- a CDS encoding VOC family protein — MKVKYATIAVANMEESVKFYTEVMGFEIDNQITPYPGMNIIFLKDEGDAMIELVENADEPDKKGIFLVGMEVEDMDTTVKQLISNGAKFTRGPMEVGDGAKLAFLMDPNGVEIELIQH, encoded by the coding sequence ATGAAAGTTAAATACGCTACAATTGCAGTTGCTAATATGGAAGAATCCGTTAAATTCTATACCGAAGTTATGGGTTTTGAAATAGACAATCAAATAACACCTTATCCCGGTATGAATATTATTTTTTTAAAGGATGAGGGAGATGCAATGATAGAACTCGTAGAAAATGCAGATGAACCTGATAAAAAAGGAATATTCTTGGTTGGAATGGAAGTTGAAGATATGGACACAACAGTTAAACAACTCATATCCAATGGCGCAAAATTCACAAGAGGACCAATGGAAGTGGGTGATGGTGCCAAACTTGCCTTTTTAATGGATCCAAACGGTGTTGAAATCGAACTCATCCAGCACTAG
- a CDS encoding tetratricopeptide repeat protein encodes MEEYGDVNDEEFVNIVESCEKLLKQDPDDPELWTRKGMALMGLGKAEDAVKCFDEALKIKSDFVWALDNMCMALLLCERYEESLDCFNKALEINPEDEVLLNNKAFLLSSIGEFEEAISIFDGILDRTENRVSVLKEKSNCLLNLERYVEALVCLEEILEVENDDPDVYFKRGNALGGIGRTDEALKSFERALEIDPMFIEAWNSKGVTYGIMKCYDDSVICFDHAIDLDPNDDRAWFLKAKTLSAMGEFADALECYDKSLEINPLITEAWYRRGVVLYDLKIFPASIESYEKAIEINENYAEAWNGKALSLYEMGEHHEEIKCYDKALEIKPDYSEAWTNKGATFLTMGMNDKAMECLDKALDLNPNDHNALMNKATILIRLEKFEDAIDCCDKALKIKPMLLPALFLKVRTLQTIEKFEESVGTLDYLLEIDPENDEAWFLRGISMEYQNKQEDALESFDNALNIDPKNIGAWYFKGRSLMFLGKTEEAIKSFEMVTIMDPDNFEAFNLMGNLLLELGRYKEALKNFDSALNLNPDSEEALIKKGQSLGFLEESDMALECFEQALKINNDNMDAMNYKGIALKHMGDFESSINVFKTIVEAEPENPWAWLQIGLNYKEIDNFQNAIESFDNALDIDPNFVLGLLEKGVTLGLIKQYKEALECFDEVLFKDPDNPDALHFKKITLEYINQDKESGNS; translated from the coding sequence GTGGAAGAATATGGTGATGTTAATGATGAGGAATTTGTTAATATTGTTGAATCCTGTGAAAAGCTTTTGAAGCAAGATCCCGATGATCCTGAATTATGGACTCGTAAAGGAATGGCTTTAATGGGACTTGGAAAAGCTGAAGATGCTGTTAAATGTTTTGATGAAGCTTTAAAGATAAAATCCGATTTTGTATGGGCTCTTGACAACATGTGTATGGCGTTGTTACTTTGTGAGAGGTATGAAGAATCATTAGACTGTTTTAATAAAGCACTGGAAATCAATCCTGAAGACGAAGTACTGCTTAATAACAAAGCATTTTTATTGTCATCCATTGGAGAGTTTGAAGAGGCAATTTCAATATTTGATGGTATACTCGATAGAACTGAGAACAGGGTATCGGTGTTAAAAGAAAAATCTAACTGTCTTTTAAACCTTGAAAGATATGTTGAGGCTCTTGTTTGCCTGGAGGAAATTCTTGAAGTTGAAAATGATGATCCTGATGTGTACTTTAAGAGAGGTAATGCACTTGGAGGCATAGGAAGAACAGATGAAGCATTAAAATCTTTTGAACGTGCATTGGAAATAGATCCTATGTTTATTGAAGCATGGAATTCTAAAGGAGTTACATATGGTATAATGAAGTGCTATGATGATTCAGTAATATGTTTTGACCATGCAATTGATCTTGACCCTAATGACGATAGAGCATGGTTTTTAAAGGCAAAAACACTTTCTGCTATGGGTGAATTTGCAGATGCCCTGGAATGTTACGATAAATCCCTTGAGATCAATCCACTCATTACAGAAGCATGGTATCGTAGGGGTGTTGTGCTATACGATCTTAAAATTTTCCCTGCATCCATTGAATCCTATGAAAAGGCAATTGAGATCAATGAAAATTATGCTGAGGCATGGAATGGTAAGGCGCTTTCTTTGTATGAAATGGGCGAGCACCATGAAGAGATTAAGTGTTATGATAAAGCCCTTGAAATAAAGCCTGATTATTCTGAGGCGTGGACCAATAAAGGTGCAACATTTTTAACTATGGGTATGAATGATAAAGCAATGGAATGTCTTGATAAGGCTTTGGATTTGAATCCTAATGATCATAATGCATTGATGAACAAGGCAACCATACTCATACGTCTTGAAAAATTTGAAGATGCAATAGATTGTTGTGATAAGGCCTTGAAAATAAAACCAATGCTTTTACCTGCGCTTTTTTTGAAAGTAAGAACACTTCAAACAATTGAAAAGTTCGAGGAATCTGTTGGAACCCTGGATTATTTACTTGAAATTGACCCTGAAAATGATGAAGCATGGTTTTTAAGGGGAATATCGATGGAATATCAAAATAAACAGGAAGATGCCCTCGAATCTTTTGATAATGCTCTGAATATTGACCCCAAAAATATTGGTGCGTGGTACTTCAAAGGCAGATCCTTGATGTTTTTAGGTAAAACTGAAGAAGCAATAAAAAGCTTTGAAATGGTTACAATTATGGATCCAGATAACTTTGAAGCGTTCAATTTAATGGGTAACCTGTTATTGGAACTTGGAAGATACAAGGAAGCTCTTAAAAATTTTGATAGTGCCTTAAATTTAAACCCTGACAGTGAAGAGGCACTCATAAAAAAAGGCCAGTCATTAGGTTTCCTTGAAGAATCCGATATGGCATTAGAATGTTTTGAACAGGCTTTAAAGATTAATAATGATAATATGGATGCAATGAACTACAAGGGTATTGCATTAAAGCATATGGGGGATTTTGAATCTTCTATTAATGTTTTTAAAACCATAGTTGAAGCCGAACCAGAGAATCCATGGGCATGGCTACAGATTGGTTTGAATTATAAAGAAATTGATAACTTTCAAAATGCAATAGAATCCTTTGACAATGCATTGGATATCGATCCAAATTTTGTTCTGGGACTTCTTGAAAAGGGCGTTACCTTGGGGCTAATTAAACAGTATAAAGAAGCCCTTGAATGTTTTGATGAGGTATTATTTAAAGATCCAGACAATCCTGATGCACTCCATTTTAAAAAAATCACACTGGAGTATATTAATCAGGATAAAGAATCGGGCAATTCATAA
- a CDS encoding bifunctional aspartate transaminase/aspartate 4-decarboxylase produces the protein MDYKELKSYMELSPFEVQFALTNIAGNFRDRTLLNAGRGNPNWIATTPRQAFFTLGNFAMEETKCNCKYVHTGFHAEKEGISERFQDYAHKNPDAPGINFLKSSVEYGINKMGFDPDSWVYELVIGCIGDFYPEPDRMLPHSEKVVHSFLIEFLCKNQLKSCKYDLFATEGGTGGIIYVFNSLIENKLIKKGDKIAIGSPIFTPYLEIPHLNDYDLVEVEIKADPDDDWQYPDSEIDKLKDPSIKAFFVVNPGNPQARAIRDETIQRIANIVKNDNPHLIIISDDVYATFVENFSSIMSEIPSNTICVYSFSKHMGCTGWRLGVVALYENNAIDKMLSTLPENIKNQLIKRYESISLDPSNIKFIDRMVADSRSVALKHTAGLSLPQQTQMTLFSLFFIIEDDINYIEGTKNALNKRIHVLYKSLGLPLDYDSTATNYYAVIDLLKLATDRYGMSFAEWMEKSYNALSFVFALADKESIVILPGAGFDAPSWSVRVSLANLRYEAYEEIGKKMLETLETAFEDYSITLNKK, from the coding sequence ATGGATTATAAAGAGTTAAAGAGCTATATGGAACTGAGTCCTTTTGAGGTTCAATTTGCACTGACCAATATTGCAGGAAATTTCCGTGATCGCACACTTCTAAATGCTGGTAGAGGTAATCCTAATTGGATTGCCACCACCCCTAGACAGGCATTTTTTACTCTTGGTAATTTTGCGATGGAAGAAACTAAATGCAACTGTAAATATGTACATACTGGTTTTCATGCTGAAAAGGAAGGAATATCAGAGAGATTTCAAGATTATGCCCATAAAAATCCTGATGCACCAGGTATAAATTTTCTTAAGAGTTCTGTTGAATATGGAATCAATAAAATGGGTTTTGATCCGGATAGCTGGGTGTATGAACTGGTGATTGGTTGTATTGGAGATTTCTATCCCGAACCAGACCGAATGTTACCCCACTCAGAAAAGGTTGTACATTCATTTTTAATTGAATTTCTATGTAAAAACCAGTTAAAATCGTGTAAATATGATCTCTTTGCAACTGAAGGAGGTACAGGTGGGATCATATATGTTTTTAACTCGCTAATTGAAAATAAGCTGATTAAAAAAGGGGATAAAATAGCAATTGGATCTCCCATATTTACTCCTTACCTTGAAATACCACATTTAAACGACTATGACTTGGTTGAAGTTGAGATTAAAGCTGATCCGGATGATGATTGGCAGTATCCAGATAGTGAAATAGATAAACTTAAAGATCCATCTATTAAAGCATTTTTTGTTGTTAATCCTGGAAATCCCCAGGCAAGAGCAATCAGGGATGAAACCATCCAAAGAATAGCGAACATAGTAAAAAATGATAATCCCCATCTTATCATCATATCTGATGATGTTTATGCAACCTTTGTTGAAAATTTTAGTTCCATTATGTCGGAAATACCATCAAATACTATCTGTGTTTACTCATTCAGTAAGCATATGGGATGTACAGGCTGGAGATTGGGTGTGGTGGCACTTTATGAAAACAATGCAATAGATAAAATGTTGAGCACACTTCCTGAAAATATAAAAAATCAGTTAATAAAAAGGTATGAAAGCATAAGTCTTGATCCCTCTAACATTAAATTCATAGACCGTATGGTTGCGGACAGCAGATCAGTAGCTCTTAAACATACTGCAGGTTTATCTCTACCTCAGCAAACTCAAATGACCCTATTTTCATTGTTCTTTATAATTGAGGATGATATCAATTATATTGAAGGTACTAAAAATGCTCTTAACAAGCGTATACATGTGCTCTATAAGTCTCTGGGTCTGCCTTTAGATTATGATTCTACTGCAACCAATTACTATGCAGTAATAGATCTTCTTAAACTTGCAACTGATAGGTATGGCATGTCCTTTGCAGAATGGATGGAAAAATCATATAATGCACTTTCATTTGTATTTGCACTGGCAGATAAAGAATCTATAGTTATTCTTCCCGGTGCAGGATTTGATGCTCCCAGCTGGTCTGTGAGAGTTTCATTGGCTAATTTAAGATATGAAGCATATGAAGAAATTGGTAAGAAAATGTTGGAAACATTAGAAACAGCATTTGAAGATTACAGTATTACTTTGAATAAAAAATAA
- a CDS encoding glycosyltransferase family 2 protein, whose product MKSLFPDYKFPNKFKFKNNLNSLITFFSIILFTTIFVLITSNFSPIINNNNLNPLEKGISIILLLSFIYSGLHCVGYLDHLIKSLTLYNNNLIFKLKPKTNTKSPLVSIIIPTLNEDPEMVRKTILKAKNVNYDNSKVTLIDSSTDRDIQNKTATMCNELDINYIYRDTLRGYKAGSINDAIEEFKDEYQYILILDSDHRLKSSIFHDLIPIMENDPDLTFIQTPQYFHKQPNDHLSIAYSFQQHIFYKHICRGLCVNGSSYICGTNVLIKLEHLNEIGGMDESCITEDIATSFIFHSNGYKSLYIDKVYAEGLAPPSLSAYYGQQMRWSYGTFQNTKKVLNKFIKEPKSLKSLQWWEYIILNGSWYFIGVGIFIWLLYPIIVLLFNMKPLVLGYLNVPFYLFLIMIMSQTFTSFRERRYPLKELILAQGLFFSLFPVYTKAFIYGLLNKKLEFKVTPKKEVYKIQLKEILPQLTVIFLLIIAIIVGTYKVINGENTSTYPSIIFWASYSLIMLMIFMLYFYREDKNKYND is encoded by the coding sequence ATGAAATCACTATTTCCTGATTATAAATTTCCAAATAAATTCAAATTTAAAAATAATTTAAATTCATTAATTACCTTTTTTTCCATTATTTTGTTCACAACCATATTCGTATTAATTACATCCAATTTTTCTCCAATAATTAACAACAACAATTTAAATCCATTAGAAAAGGGAATTTCAATTATTCTATTATTATCATTCATCTACAGTGGACTGCACTGTGTAGGCTATCTAGATCATCTAATAAAATCATTGACGTTGTATAATAATAATTTAATATTTAAATTGAAACCCAAAACAAATACAAAATCTCCTCTTGTATCCATTATAATTCCAACCCTTAATGAAGATCCTGAAATGGTCAGAAAAACTATTTTAAAGGCTAAAAATGTTAACTATGATAATTCTAAGGTTACATTAATAGATAGTTCCACAGACAGAGATATTCAAAATAAAACAGCTACAATGTGTAATGAATTGGATATTAACTATATTTATCGTGATACTCTTCGAGGGTACAAAGCAGGTTCCATAAATGATGCAATAGAAGAATTTAAGGATGAATATCAATATATTTTAATTCTAGATTCAGACCACAGGTTAAAAAGTTCAATATTCCATGATTTAATCCCAATCATGGAAAACGATCCAGATTTAACCTTTATTCAGACACCACAATATTTTCACAAACAACCAAATGATCATTTGTCAATAGCCTACTCATTTCAACAGCATATTTTTTATAAACATATCTGCAGGGGACTATGTGTGAATGGCTCTTCTTATATATGTGGAACCAATGTTCTGATTAAATTAGAACATTTAAATGAAATTGGGGGTATGGATGAAAGTTGTATAACAGAAGACATTGCCACATCCTTTATTTTTCACAGTAATGGATATAAATCCCTTTATATTGATAAGGTATATGCTGAGGGGCTGGCTCCACCTTCTTTATCAGCCTACTATGGACAGCAAATGAGATGGTCCTATGGAACATTTCAGAACACTAAAAAGGTCTTAAATAAATTTATCAAAGAACCTAAAAGCCTGAAGTCCTTGCAATGGTGGGAATATATTATATTAAATGGGAGCTGGTACTTTATTGGGGTGGGAATATTTATCTGGCTACTTTACCCCATTATTGTGCTTTTATTTAACATGAAACCCTTAGTTTTAGGTTATTTAAACGTTCCATTCTATTTGTTCCTCATCATGATAATGAGTCAAACCTTCACCAGTTTCAGGGAAAGAAGATACCCTCTTAAAGAATTAATACTGGCACAGGGCTTGTTTTTCAGCCTTTTCCCAGTTTATACCAAGGCATTTATTTATGGCCTGCTAAATAAAAAGTTAGAATTTAAAGTAACACCGAAAAAAGAGGTTTACAAAATTCAATTAAAAGAAATTCTACCACAACTAACAGTAATATTCCTTTTAATTATAGCAA
- a CDS encoding SagB/ThcOx family dehydrogenase: MEKKKIAVLVILSILFVAVVGVLYFSEKRTVYTTRNVISVTTLPLPVLNGNVSVEQAIENRRSIRQFSNDSITLDNLSQVLWSAQGITDSEKGLRAAPSAGQVYPLEIYVFVGINGVSGFQEGVYHYVPVNNSLEKVMNGDLRGELSGIANNQPWVKQAPVDILITGNYHKMINKYTDKELSTRFVNLEAGHAGENIYLQSEALGLVTVSLGSMNEEQLIQSFKLPENENPIYIFPVGHPT, from the coding sequence ATGGAAAAAAAGAAAATAGCTGTTCTGGTTATTCTTAGCATTTTATTTGTTGCTGTAGTGGGTGTGTTATATTTTTCTGAAAAAAGAACTGTTTACACAACTAGAAATGTTATAAGTGTTACAACTCTTCCTTTACCTGTGTTAAATGGTAATGTTTCTGTTGAACAGGCTATTGAAAACAGACGTTCTATTAGACAATTTTCAAACGATTCAATTACTTTGGATAATCTTTCACAAGTTTTATGGTCTGCCCAGGGAATTACTGATTCTGAAAAGGGTTTAAGAGCAGCACCTTCTGCTGGTCAGGTTTATCCACTGGAAATTTATGTTTTTGTAGGGATTAATGGGGTTTCTGGATTTCAGGAGGGTGTTTATCATTATGTTCCTGTCAATAACTCCCTTGAAAAAGTTATGAATGGTGATCTGCGTGGCGAACTTTCAGGAATTGCCAATAATCAGCCATGGGTTAAACAGGCTCCAGTTGACATTTTGATCACTGGAAATTATCATAAAATGATCAATAAATATACTGATAAGGAGTTAAGTACCAGATTTGTTAATCTTGAGGCAGGGCATGCAGGTGAGAATATTTATCTCCAGTCTGAGGCTTTGGGTTTGGTTACTGTATCATTAGGTTCAATGAATGAAGAACAGTTAATACAGAGTTTCAAACTTCCTGAAAATGAAAATCCAATATATATTTTCCCTGTTGGCCACCCCACTTAA
- a CDS encoding S1 family peptidase yields the protein MRKKISLLIIAVFVVIIGVVGQNIIGNYYSQSTSLNSQTAASVVYIENGVTGVVTINDPVLNRSTDISVIYAPLDSGSGFIVNDQGYIITAFHVVGDPETLKNQMVIRLMNSADIKKYIERAAVAGYVSKYNPQLGSELMNTNSTGSPPIIQAQPDINTTTDMLDQNNLITVGSSQQQIRVKLPGTTSTNAVSANLIDVGNSGIDNDVALIKIDPFLKTLTPLAVNSKTPTISENIQIYGYPVLNGGMYSDTNQTTIKPSSTSGVLTAEVPNNGSIYYQTNALASHGYSGGPVVDSQNSVLGILIYSIESIQQVNQTATPTSSLFLSSQYIIQICNKNNVSIQTV from the coding sequence ATGAGGAAAAAAATATCTCTGCTAATAATAGCCGTATTCGTGGTAATTATTGGGGTTGTTGGCCAAAACATTATTGGAAACTACTACTCCCAATCAACAAGTTTAAATTCACAAACTGCAGCTTCTGTTGTTTACATTGAAAATGGAGTAACAGGTGTAGTTACAATTAATGATCCAGTTTTAAACAGATCAACAGATATTTCTGTGATCTATGCACCATTGGATTCAGGATCTGGATTTATTGTCAACGATCAGGGCTATATTATCACAGCTTTCCATGTAGTTGGTGACCCTGAAACTTTAAAGAATCAGATGGTAATTAGATTAATGAACAGCGCCGATATAAAGAAATACATTGAAAGAGCAGCTGTAGCAGGATATGTATCTAAATACAACCCTCAATTGGGTTCAGAACTTATGAACACTAATTCAACAGGGAGTCCTCCCATAATCCAAGCACAGCCAGATATTAACACCACCACAGATATGCTTGATCAAAATAACCTCATAACAGTTGGATCATCACAACAGCAGATCAGAGTAAAATTACCCGGCACAACCAGTACAAATGCTGTAAGTGCAAATTTAATTGACGTTGGAAATTCTGGTATAGATAATGATGTGGCACTCATAAAGATCGACCCATTCTTAAAAACCCTTACACCTTTAGCAGTTAACTCAAAAACACCTACTATTAGTGAAAATATTCAGATATATGGATATCCTGTATTGAATGGGGGAATGTACTCTGATACCAATCAAACAACAATAAAACCATCCTCAACTTCAGGAGTATTAACAGCAGAAGTACCAAACAACGGTAGCATCTACTATCAAACAAATGCTTTAGCATCTCACGGATACAGTGGAGGTCCAGTAGTTGACTCACAAAATAGTGTACTTGGAATTCTAATTTATAGTATTGAATCAATACAACAAGTCAATCAAACAGCAACACCAACATCAAGTTTATTCCTCTCATCACAGTACATAATACAGATATGCAATAAAAACAATGTTTCAATACAGACTGTTTAA